A section of the Perognathus longimembris pacificus isolate PPM17 chromosome 7, ASM2315922v1, whole genome shotgun sequence genome encodes:
- the Cfap107 gene encoding protein CFAP107 produces the protein MFLIPVISEPYSTQNQKSFSSKVLIGNWVEDRRRFSKATDQTPQSVSRKEYIPFLDHEPDQISRLYTKKRMEGLPYKHLMTHHREPSHRYLISAYDDHYNRRNYNPAMPAVRTWSRQKLLWLPEKSDFPLLGPPTNYGLYEQQKERWLSPQGGLRESLYTSSYSRPPLGTQAPLLPLRSLPRF, from the exons ATGTTTCTGATCCCCGTGATCTCTGAGCCATACTCCACGCAGAATCAGAAGAGCTTTTCATCCAAAGTGCTCATTGGAAACTGGGTGGAAGACAGGAGACGG TTTAGCAAAGCCACTGATCAGACACCCCAGAGCGTTTCCAGAAAGGAGTACATCCCCTTCCTAGACCATGAGCCGGACCAAATCTCCAGATTGTACACGAAGAAAAGAATGGAG GGGCTGCCGTACAAACATCTGATGACCCACCACCGGGAGCCCTCGCACCGCTACCTCATCAGCGCCTACGACGATCACTACAACCGGCGGAACTACAACCCAGCCATGCCTGCCGTCCGCACGTGGAGTAGGCAGAAGTTGCTGTGGCTGCCGGAGAAATCCGACTTCCCCCTTCTTG GTCCCCCTACAAACTATGGATTGTACGAGCAACAGAAGGAGAGGTGGCTTTCACCCCAGGGTGGCCTGAGAGAGAGCCTTTACACTTCATCCTACTCTAGACCTCCACTGGGCACGCaggcccctctccttcccctgcgCTCCCTCCCACGCTTCTAA
- the LOC125355627 gene encoding PRAME family member 20-like — protein sequence MYHQAPPTLVQLAARSLLRNQALAISALEDLPVELFPPLFKEAFAKRCTEVLKALVQAWPFPCLPLGALMEASDLEALQVALDGLDMLLALKVWSRRWKLQVLDLRNLHHNFWKVWAGNELYVYPEQAQTKWQKRSAQENEAGVEAEPEPPLKVLVDLSLREETLDPFFACLLLWVEQRKTSVQLSCKKLKIITPHIHSIKKILEQLQLGCVEEVEVNCNWTLPNLATFATYLGRMGNLRSLLLSHVHQASSIAPEEQERLVLQFTSQFAQLACLQELSINTVCFLEGRLHQVLGCLRTPLESLSITDSRLSESDLTCLSQSPSVRQLSGLNLSGVRMTGFSPEPLRVLLESVAATVKTLDLEDCGIHDAQLTAILPALSRCSSLTTFNYLRNPMSMAALESLLVHTVRLSHLSLEMYSTPLEAYGPQGSLHQWRLNQLRDELMTTVEPCPLFTETLSGLASLLGQAHARDLNVTPHKASVATPPPPPTASSIMVPAWACPACPKRLMAQYGQLPSWTSWFYLQPYPGPQGYVRFLVLEPYRDMEASGSSVVCEELCAFWRSWSLTSGPKVLP from the exons ATGTACCATCAAGCCCCGCCCACACTGGTGCAGCTGGCAGCTCGGAGCCTGCTGAGGAACCAGGCCTTGGCCATCTCGGCTCTGGAGGACCTGCCTGTGGAGCTCTTCCCGCCACTGTTCAAGGAGGCCTTTGCCAAGAGATGCACagaggtgctgaaggccctggtgcaggcctggcccttcccctgcctccccctgggggCGCTGATGGAGGCCTCAGACTTGGAGGCCTTGCAGGTTGCCTTGGATGGGCTGGACATGCTGCTTGCCCTGAAGGTTTGGTCCCG ACGATGGAAACTACAGGTGCTggatttgaggaacctccatcacAACTTCTGGAAGGTTTGGGCTGGAAACGAGCTCTACGTCTATCCTGAACAGGCCCAGACTAAGTGGCAGAAGAGGTCAGCACAGGAGAATGAGGCAGGGGTGGAGGCAGAGCCAGAGCCGCCCTTGAAGGTGTTGGTGGACCTGAGCCTCAGGGAGGAAACCCTGGACCCATTCTTTGCCTGCCTCCTCCTGTGGGTGGAGCAGAGAAAGACTTCAGTGCAGCTGAGCTGTAAGAAGTTGAAGATCATCACCCCGCACATACACAGCATTAAGAAGATTCTGGAACAGTTGCAGCTGGGCTGTGTTGAGGAAGTGGAAGTGAACTGCAACTGGACCCTACCCAACTTGGCTACTTTTGCTACTTACCTGGGCAGGATGGGGAATCTTCgcagcctcctcctctcccacgtCCACCAGGCTTCCTCCATTGCCCCAGAGGAGCAGGAGCGGCTGGTCTTACAGTTCACCTCTCAGTTTGCCCAGCTGGCCTGCCTCCAGGAGCTGTCCATCAACACTGTCTGCTTCCTGGAAGGCCGCCTGCACCAGGTGCTCGG GTGCCTGAGGACCCCCTTGGAGTCCCTCTCAATAACTGACTCTCGGCTTTCAGAATCAGACCTGACATGTCTGTCCCAGAGCCCGAGCGTCCGGCAGCTGAGTGGCCTGAATCTGAGCGGTGTGAGGATGACTGGCTTCAGCCCCGAGCCTCTCCGAGTTCTGCTGGAGAGCGTGGCCGCCACCGTGAAGACCCTGGACCTGGAGGACTGCGGGATCCACGACGCCCAGCTCACTGCCATCCTGCCTGCCCTGAGCCGCTGCTCCAGCCTCACCACCTTCAACTACCTGAGGAACCCCATGTCCATGGCCGCCCTGGAGTCCCTGCTGGTGCACACCGTGCGCCTGAGCCACTTAAGCCTGGAGATGTATTCCACTCCGCTGGAGGCCTACGGCCCCCAGGGCTCCCTGCACCAGTGGAGACTCAACCAGCTTCGTGATGAGCTGATGACGACGGTGGAGCC ATGTCCCCTGTTCACCGAGACCCTGAGCGGGCTGGCGAGCCTGCTGGGCCAGGCGCATGCCCGGGACCTCAATGTTACCCCACACAAGGCCAGTGtagccacccctcccccgccccccacggctTCGTCCATCATGGTGCCCGCCTGGGCATGCCCAGCCTGCCCCAAGCGCCTCATGGCACAGTACG GTCAGCTGCCATCCTGGACATCCTGGTTCTACCTACAACCATACCCGGGGCCACAAGGCTACGTACGATTCCTGGTTCTAGAACCCTACAGGGACATGGAAGCCTCGGGCTCCAGTGTGGTCTGCGAGGAGCTGTGTGCCTTTTGGAGATCCTGGAGTCTGACCTCAGGTCCCAAGGTCCTTCCTTGA